The proteins below are encoded in one region of Apium graveolens cultivar Ventura chromosome 4, ASM990537v1, whole genome shotgun sequence:
- the LOC141717274 gene encoding uncharacterized protein LOC141717274, with the protein MDLDTLYANAFAEDTEAMAVLRKRADRLSKDDMTILHIESMCGNAERVRLILTKFAQKNLLVMVDAFQQTALHLAADHGHTEVVEILIKEAKLLVNDRHNALSSFEAFVRQPNNNTNTALHLAVSNGHMDVAKLLVEADRGDRHNKNHNDETPVYLAAKLGYYDIVKVICKACTAPSLDGPHGTTALHPVILELQQSKVRR; encoded by the exons ATGGATCTAGATACTCTGTATGCCAATGCTTTTGCTGAAGATACTGAAGCCATGGCCGTACTGAGGAAGAGAGCTGATAGACTGAGCAAAGACGACATGACCATCCTTCACATTGAATCCATGTGTGGAAATGCAGAACGCGTGCGATTAATTCTGACAAAGTTTGCACAGAAAAATCTTCTGGTCATGGTTGATGCATTTCAGCAAACTGCACTTCACCTTGCAGCAGATCATGGACACACTGAAGTTGTTGAGATCCTGATTAAAGAAGCCAAGCTTTTAGTTAATGATCGACATAATGCACTTAGTTCGTTTGAAGCTTTTGTAAGGCAACCTAATAACAACACGAACACTGCTTTACACCTCGCAGTTTCCAATGGTCACATGGATGTTGCGAAGCTGTTAGTGGAAGCTGATCGAGGTGATAGACATAATAAGAACCATAATGATGAAACTCCGGTGTACCTTGCTGCCAAACTGGGGTACTACGACATAGTAAAGGTCATCTGTAAAGCTTGCACAGCTCCATCTTTAGATGGTCCGCATGGTACAACTGCTTTGCATCCTGTTATTTTAGAACTTCAGCAAAG CAAAGTACGAAGATAG
- the LOC141719978 gene encoding uncharacterized protein LOC141719978, protein MVISFSSKDYEGFNPNHNEALVVTLDIFDNEVRRMLIDNGSSINILFKHTVDRMKLGSVRSNECREDPLYGFGNNLVLIQGTLYLLVIFGSAPNQVTHVIKFYVINTLSSYNGIIGHSALTRIQAITSISHLKIKFPTPTGIGEVKGDYEVTERCYSQALIMTETHQDNKRKATVLQKQQNIKKHRPHSRDVERREVQVIESKMDPKAAKPGSEEPESNQVIVEIKVNPERKPVKQKRRNFSPERQRAIDEEVEKLLKAGIICEVKCPEWLASVVMVRKANGKW, encoded by the exons ATGGTAATTTCATTCAGCAGCAAGGATTATGAAGGGTTCAATCCCAACCACAATGAAGCTTTGGTAGTAACACTTGATATCTTTGACAATGAGGTGAGGAGGATGCTGATAGACAATGGCTCTTCGATAAACATTCTCTTCAAGCATACTGTCGATCGAATGAAGCTAGGAAGTGTCCGCTCGAACGAGTGCCGGGAGGACCCCCTCTATGGGTTCGGGAATAACTTGGTCCTGATCCAGGGAACCTTATACCTGCTGGTGATATTCGGATCAGCTCCAAACCAAGTCACCCATGTGATAAAATTCTATGTGATTAACACTCTCTCATCCTACAATGGAATAATTGGTCACTCAGCTCTAACCAGGATACAAGCAATCACCTCGATATCACACCTGAAAATTAAATTCCCAACTCCAACGGGGATAGGAGAAGTTAAGGGAGACTATGAGGTCACTGAAAGATGCTATAGTCAGGCCCTCATCATGACCGAAACTCACCAAGACAACAAGAGGAAGGCCACAGTCCTTCAAAAGCAGCAAAACATTAAGAAACACCGCCCCCACTCAAGGGATGTTGAAAGAAGAGAAGTACAAGTCATAGAATCCAAAATGGATCCAAAAGCAGCCAAGCCAGGCTCAGAAGAGCCAGAAAGTAACCAAGTCATAGTAGAGATTAAAGTGAACCCAG AGAGGAAACCAGTTAAGCAAaagagaagaaacttttccccaGAAAGGCAGAGAGCAATAGACGAAGAAGTTGAGAAACTACTCAAAGCTGGGATCATATGCGAAGTCAAGTGCCCAGAATGGTTGGCCAGCGTGGTTATGGTAAGGAAAGCAAATGGGAAATGGTGA